In Nitrospira sp., a single window of DNA contains:
- the cas2 gene encoding type I-E CRISPR-associated endoribonuclease Cas2 — MLVIVLENAPPRLRGRLAVWLLEIRAGVYVGNYSVKVRDHIWSQVETGIGEGNAVMAWRTNNEAGFDFVTLGTNRRIPVELDGAKLVSFLPESDANSQSAKPS, encoded by the coding sequence ATGCTGGTCATCGTACTTGAAAATGCGCCACCCCGGCTTCGGGGGCGGCTTGCCGTGTGGTTATTGGAAATCCGGGCTGGAGTCTATGTCGGCAACTATTCGGTGAAAGTGCGGGATCATATTTGGAGCCAGGTTGAGACAGGAATCGGAGAAGGGAACGCCGTCATGGCCTGGCGTACAAATAATGAGGCGGGATTTGATTTTGTGACACTGGGCACGAACCGCCGAATTCCCGTTGAACTGGATGGTGCGAAGCTGGTCAGCTTTCTCCCTGAAAGTGATGCGAATAGTCAAAGTGCGAAGCCATCATGA
- the cas1e gene encoding type I-E CRISPR-associated endonuclease Cas1, with amino-acid sequence MADFLPPLKPIPIKERLSVLYIEYGHLDVLDGAFVVVDKLGVRTHIPVGGVVCLMLEPGTRVSHAACALAARVGTLLVWIGEAGVRLYSAGQPGGARADRLLYQAKLALDDELRLKVVRKMYALRFGEEPPQRRSVEQLRGIEGARVREMYKRVAAQVGVQWKARNYDVEDWNEGDIANRCLSAATACLYGVTEAAVLAAGYAPAIGFIHTGKPLSFVYDVADIYKFETVVPLAFRIAAKNPVNAEQQVRLACRDSFRETKILERIIPGIEEMLAAGEIPRPAPFEEQVPPAIPNQENLGDAGHRT; translated from the coding sequence ATGGCTGACTTTCTGCCTCCGCTGAAACCCATTCCGATCAAAGAACGGCTTTCCGTGCTCTACATTGAGTACGGTCACCTTGACGTGTTGGACGGTGCCTTTGTGGTCGTGGATAAACTCGGTGTGCGGACGCATATTCCTGTTGGGGGTGTTGTCTGTTTGATGCTGGAACCGGGAACGCGGGTGTCGCATGCGGCCTGTGCCCTGGCGGCCCGAGTCGGAACGCTCTTGGTGTGGATCGGGGAGGCGGGGGTGCGGTTGTACTCCGCCGGACAGCCTGGTGGCGCACGCGCCGACCGACTGCTCTATCAGGCGAAGCTGGCGCTGGATGATGAACTACGGTTGAAAGTGGTACGCAAGATGTATGCGCTCCGGTTTGGCGAAGAGCCCCCCCAGCGCCGGTCTGTTGAACAATTGCGAGGCATCGAGGGCGCCCGTGTTCGGGAGATGTATAAGCGCGTTGCAGCCCAAGTCGGTGTGCAGTGGAAAGCCAGGAACTACGATGTTGAAGATTGGAATGAGGGGGACATTGCCAATCGTTGTTTGTCGGCTGCAACTGCCTGTCTCTATGGTGTGACGGAAGCGGCGGTGTTGGCGGCGGGCTATGCTCCGGCGATTGGATTTATTCACACGGGGAAGCCGTTGTCGTTTGTCTATGATGTGGCGGACATCTACAAGTTTGAAACCGTCGTGCCCTTGGCCTTTCGCATTGCCGCCAAGAATCCTGTGAATGCCGAACAGCAGGTGCGGTTGGCCTGTCGAGACAGTTTTCGCGAGACTAAAATTTTGGAACGTATCATTCCTGGCATTGAAGAGATGTTGGCGGCTGGAGAAATCCCACGACCTGCTCCGTTTGAGGAACAGGTGCCGCCGGCTATACCGAATCAGGAGAATCTCGGCGATGCTGGTCATCGTACTTGA
- the cas6e gene encoding type I-E CRISPR-associated protein Cas6/Cse3/CasE — MFLHRIYLDPRCREARRDLSDPYQLHATLCRAFSRPDQKCPEGEVLWRLEPETGSDGSPRILVQSRTLPNWDGINVKGWLAKADAPIDLKSRLNLDTLTAGQRFRFRLRANPCVTRNGKRVGLLHLVEQEQWIQRKGTLHGFVMPQLPSLDLSEERDARVDVRVSQERMLSGTQHHGNSIRIFSALYDGVMTVTDASAFVKVLHTGIGHGKALGLGLLSVAPLA, encoded by the coding sequence ATGTTTCTGCATAGAATCTATCTTGACCCACGCTGTCGTGAAGCTCGGCGTGATTTGTCGGACCCGTATCAACTTCATGCCACACTCTGTCGCGCGTTCAGCCGGCCAGATCAAAAATGCCCGGAAGGGGAAGTGCTGTGGCGGCTTGAGCCGGAAACCGGGTCCGATGGATCTCCTCGAATACTTGTCCAGAGCCGAACGTTGCCAAATTGGGATGGTATCAACGTCAAAGGATGGCTTGCCAAGGCTGATGCTCCCATTGATCTGAAGAGCCGTCTGAATTTGGATACGCTCACAGCTGGCCAGCGGTTTCGGTTTCGGCTCCGGGCCAATCCGTGTGTGACCCGCAATGGAAAGCGGGTAGGGCTGCTTCACCTCGTCGAGCAGGAACAATGGATCCAACGAAAAGGAACGCTGCATGGGTTTGTGATGCCACAACTGCCCTCACTGGATCTTTCAGAAGAGAGAGACGCGCGAGTTGATGTTCGAGTTTCTCAAGAGCGAATGCTGAGCGGCACACAACATCACGGAAACAGTATTCGTATATTCTCGGCCCTATATGACGGTGTGATGACAGTGACTGACGCGTCGGCGTTTGTGAAAGTGCTGCACACGGGCATTGGTCATGGCAAAGCGTTGGGGCTTGGTCTCCTGTCTGTAGCGCCGCTAGCATGA
- the cas5e gene encoding type I-E CRISPR-associated protein Cas5/CasD: MPTLLLRLVGPMQSWGTTSRFDQRDTGKEPSKSGVIGLLAAAMGIDRANWTGDLEPLTRLSMGVRHDRSGVPKRDYQTAGCADRDTIIKADGTQSKDGVVSQRFYLADAAFLVGMECKECFLLEKVHAALCDPVWPLSLGRKSYVPSEPIWMEDAMQDMPLHEALARYPWITTQRRWEALPEKLLLSLESEDGSGVLRMDQPLSSFAERRFGARFIRSEWIPFPQGVTHVSA; this comes from the coding sequence ATGCCTACTCTGTTGCTACGACTCGTGGGGCCCATGCAATCGTGGGGCACGACGAGTCGGTTTGATCAGCGTGATACCGGAAAGGAGCCGAGCAAGTCCGGCGTCATTGGTCTGTTAGCCGCAGCCATGGGGATTGACCGTGCGAATTGGACGGGTGATCTGGAACCACTCACGCGACTCTCCATGGGTGTTCGTCATGATCGGTCTGGCGTGCCCAAGCGGGACTACCAGACAGCGGGATGTGCTGATCGTGACACCATCATCAAGGCGGACGGAACGCAGTCGAAAGATGGCGTTGTGTCTCAACGTTTTTACCTTGCCGATGCAGCTTTTCTGGTTGGGATGGAGTGCAAAGAGTGTTTTCTGCTTGAGAAAGTTCATGCCGCACTATGCGACCCTGTTTGGCCGCTATCTCTCGGGCGAAAATCCTATGTCCCATCCGAACCTATTTGGATGGAGGATGCGATGCAGGATATGCCATTGCATGAGGCGTTGGCTCGATACCCATGGATCACCACGCAGCGGAGATGGGAGGCCCTTCCTGAGAAGTTGTTGCTGTCTCTGGAATCAGAGGATGGCTCAGGCGTACTGCGAATGGACCAACCGTTGTCCTCGTTTGCTGAACGGCGATTCGGCGCGCGATTCATTCGCTCGGAGTGGATTCCCTTTCCTCAGGGGGTGACGCATGTTTCTGCATAG
- the cas7e gene encoding type I-E CRISPR-associated protein Cas7/Cse4/CasC: protein MKTLIEIHALQNFAPSNLNRDDTGAPKDAWFGGSRRARVSSQCLKRAVRQHFKGLIENGSLAFEDVAQRTKRILEPLTKSLVTKGRNDAEAKEKVRQALAAIELSIKEDGKTQYLLFLGEREIANIADIINEKWDAIASASVPPADGKKTSKTKKQAAQASDPDIKKALDKVFNGGRAVDVALFGRMLADMPEKNQDAACQVAHAISTHAIEREFDFYTAVDDLQPEDTAGADMMGTVEFNSACFYRYAVVDWEKLVSNLQKDTDLATKGLRAFLEGFVVAEPTGKQNTFAAHNPPEFVAVSVRRNTAPSNLANAFETSLRIHKDESLTQVSAEKLIDKSKKLRAVYGGEGQTFVLNLTEATPDGFGTLVSSLEELLERSLAAVKE from the coding sequence ATGAAGACGTTGATTGAGATTCACGCGTTGCAGAACTTCGCCCCATCGAATTTAAACCGCGATGACACTGGTGCTCCCAAGGATGCTTGGTTTGGCGGAAGCCGCCGTGCGCGCGTCTCCAGCCAGTGTCTTAAACGGGCGGTACGCCAACACTTCAAGGGATTGATCGAGAATGGATCACTGGCATTCGAGGATGTGGCGCAGCGCACCAAACGTATTCTGGAGCCTCTGACCAAATCACTCGTTACTAAAGGGCGAAATGATGCAGAGGCCAAAGAGAAGGTGCGGCAAGCACTTGCGGCTATAGAGCTGTCGATCAAGGAAGACGGGAAAACCCAATATCTGCTGTTCTTGGGGGAGCGTGAGATTGCAAACATCGCAGACATCATCAATGAGAAGTGGGATGCGATTGCTTCAGCCAGTGTCCCTCCTGCTGATGGGAAAAAGACGAGCAAGACCAAGAAACAAGCCGCGCAAGCCTCAGATCCTGACATCAAAAAGGCACTCGACAAAGTGTTCAACGGTGGTAGGGCTGTCGATGTGGCACTTTTCGGTCGCATGCTTGCCGATATGCCTGAGAAGAATCAAGACGCTGCCTGTCAGGTAGCCCATGCGATCTCAACGCATGCCATTGAACGAGAATTTGATTTCTACACGGCAGTGGACGATCTCCAGCCTGAAGATACTGCGGGTGCCGACATGATGGGCACGGTGGAGTTCAATTCTGCCTGCTTCTATAGGTACGCCGTGGTGGACTGGGAAAAGCTGGTGAGCAATCTGCAGAAGGATACGGATCTTGCAACTAAAGGGCTGCGGGCTTTTCTGGAGGGGTTTGTTGTTGCCGAGCCGACCGGCAAGCAAAATACGTTTGCTGCGCACAATCCACCGGAGTTTGTGGCGGTGTCCGTCCGTCGCAATACTGCGCCATCCAATCTTGCCAATGCCTTTGAAACGTCTCTTCGTATTCACAAGGACGAATCTCTTACCCAAGTGTCCGCGGAGAAGCTGATCGACAAATCAAAGAAGTTGCGAGCTGTCTATGGTGGAGAAGGGCAGACCTTTGTGTTGAATCTGACAGAGGCAACGCCAGACGGATTTGGAACCTTGGTGAGCAGCTTGGAGGAATTGCTGGAAAGAAGTCTCGCTGCTGTGAAGGAGTAA
- the casB gene encoding type I-E CRISPR-associated protein Cse2/CasB, with amino-acid sequence MSRFIEWLDSLNQKDTKVRAVLRRSLAFDPGAFVPAYPYVEPFVKDESNSWQREMHYLVAGLWAAHWRDGRSDSRMTIGTACAAYQAASGSTSAERRFITLLDSDGDQLPHHLRQMIALLKEQPIDFDALLTGLLYWNDDLKRTQNGWAQDFYRNLGDDTETQPISQEELPA; translated from the coding sequence ATGAGCAGATTTATCGAATGGCTGGACAGCCTCAATCAGAAAGATACTAAGGTGCGTGCGGTGCTACGGCGTAGTTTGGCGTTTGATCCGGGAGCCTTTGTGCCTGCCTATCCCTATGTTGAACCGTTTGTGAAGGACGAGAGTAATTCATGGCAGAGGGAGATGCACTACCTGGTTGCAGGTCTTTGGGCAGCTCACTGGCGGGATGGGCGTTCGGATAGCCGAATGACTATTGGAACGGCATGCGCGGCTTATCAGGCGGCTAGTGGGTCCACCAGCGCCGAGCGCCGCTTCATCACACTGCTTGATTCCGACGGGGATCAACTGCCTCACCATCTGCGTCAGATGATTGCGCTGCTTAAAGAGCAGCCCATAGATTTTGATGCGCTGTTAACAGGCCTTCTGTATTGGAACGATGACCTCAAGCGCACTCAGAACGGGTGGGCGCAGGATTTCTATAGAAACCTAGGCGATGACACAGAAACACAACCTATTAGTCAGGAGGAACTGCCAGCATGA